Below is a window of Chanodichthys erythropterus isolate Z2021 chromosome 19, ASM2448905v1, whole genome shotgun sequence DNA.
tgggaaaaccccttaactgttaaaaagacaagataatacatcggacatttgaacagattttttattatgaacatataaCCTgcaggaaaatgctaaatctgaatggaggtaataaactcgctcaatcgatctctttctcacaatactcttactcataatacagtaagcttcaatgaacagtATCGATTGAGAACAAACAATTTACactgctaagagtggttgctaagggtgttgtgtagtgatacacagaaccgttggttGAAGCGGTTATAGCTGTATTTTATCGTGAATTATACACAGCTatacacagctattgaccaactAGAATCAAGGACAGtaactaaccattttataaattatattatattatattgcattatatattatatatgcatTATAAAAGGATTAACCACCTGAAAAACGCTAAAACTAgtcagttattttttttctccagtacCTGATGGATGATCCCAGAGCCAGGTTTCCAAAAGCCAACACCATATTTAGCTCCAGCACTAGCAAGGAAACTGTAAACCTCTTGATTCACTTCCTGGTTTGCAGCAGGGAAAAGCAATCGAAACcatgcaataattaaataaaggAATAAATTCAGTGAACAATAAAAGTGACTTTTGTTCATACAGTACAAACATCATCTTTAAGCTAAATTTTTACCTTAATCAGGTATATCCAGAACAATCATATGCATGGTACTCTTTCAACAACATCCCTATATGGCATCATTCACCTTTGCCCTCTGTAGATCTTGGGCTCCTCCGGTCTGGGCCTCAATAAGATGGTCACAATGGATGGTGGATGGCACTGCCACTCTTGGGAGTCCACTGCTGATGAACTGCAGCATGGCCATCTGTGCTGTTGCATCTTGCATAGCAACTCGATCGGGTCGCAGGCGCAAGTATGTGCGTCCTCGAGCGATTTCCTGTCCAGCCGGGTCATCCAGATGGCCATAGACAATCTTCTCTGACAGTGTGAGTGGCCGATTGAGTCTGGAAGATGCAATTTCATACGTAAACAACATGTAggacaatattattatttttttaaactaaccaaaaaaaaaaaaaaatcttctgtaAAAGTTAAAAACAGCCACAGAGTCACCctattaaacataaaaaaagggCAGAAGCAAATAACATTGAGTGCAAAACACTGTAATGCTGTCTGACCTTTTGCGCACAATGTCAATATTTGAGCGAAGCTTGTCATAGTTGACGTAAGAACTTGGCTCAAAGCGGCTCATGGACACCTGAGCCTTGGCGTTGAGAGCTGCCGCCACATGAAAGCGCCGGGCACCCTGACCCAGAGCGAGCTGGAGTAAACAAACAGAGAATCACAAAGAGCTGGAACACAAACTCAGAAATCAACTAGTTTATAAACAAGGTTACAACATCTTTGACCCATTATTTTTCCATGACTTCCAGATAATCCTCTCCTAAAAAGAACATTTAGGTGGATTAAATACTTTTGAGAACATTgtcaataatattaataataatctaTATTTTCTAGAGAAAAGTCTGAGACTTCTTGGGATTTGAATGACAGTGAGAACactgtataattaatatattatatatatatatatatatattatatatatatatatatatatatatatatatatatatatataaaaataaataaaaatgtatacatatataataaatagtACATATCAAATAAATAGTACAACCACAACATATTGTCATACTGGTGATGACAATGATAAAACCATGACAGCATCAAGGTTAGCTCTGAGGTATATGTCATGTGGACACGaacatgttattaaattgtTCGGACTGCCTACATATATGTTTTCAGGCTCATATTATTAATGTCAACATTAGTATAGATTACCAGagtattgtattttttaaatcacaGCTGCTCACTTCGCTCAATGTGATCAAACCTCAGGTGTGTGGCTATgccaatttaaaaaatacatataataaaGTTAGATAGatcaaatgtaatattttgtttAGAGGATATGGCGTTGTTATGTAAAGGAGCGGTGTTACTGGTTAATCTACACTGACAGCGCCGTTATCCTCACTGTGCTGTTTTAACCTTGCGTTCACCTTGCGACTAAAACCAAACAGTCAGACATGAAAAATACACAATGGTcgaatcaataaaataaaatgtgagtGTTTCTGGTGTCCTGCTTTGGCTGTCTTGTATCAAACAGCTGGAAATAAAGAATATACGCCATCAGCGCGGCGCGGCAGCGCAAACGCGTCTGCTATGACATCCTTGGCCACAATGACCTGTGAGCTCTTCATGAGCAGATTTCAGCACGAAAAGATTCAGATTACTCATTGCGTGCACCTCAGACTATCAATTACAGCTCTGAATGGCATTTATAAATGAATTAACAAATCTAAACCATGCGTGttgataatataaaatatagattttcATGTACCTGAAGCCGGGCGACGGTTAAGCAGTAGGTTGCCATTTTGTTCACTGACAAAGATGTGACGCTAGAATATGACGTGCGGGTATAAGAACTCATTGTCTTGGAAGGATGTTGAAATATTTGGATCTAATTGTATTTCGTTTTAAAAGACCAACTATTTAAGATGCacacattttttcctcattaattattaccacaaaaaaacatgtcaaTAAACAAGgagaatgaaaataatgacacatTTTAGTAATAACTTGTCCATGTGTTTATCTCTTGCTTTTAGGACCTTGTCcaaaattaaacaaacatttcTAACAATATCTCCTAAAGCCGTGATCCATCTACAAACATTACAATattcaaacatttatttaaaaagattaaaatataaaaagccAAACATAGATTCATAATTTTtagatgaacaaaaaaaaaaaaaaaaatgcatttattattaatgattaatttcaacatttggtaatacatttttaaaataaattgttgtATCTCTTAATATCCTATTATTTAATAGACCATGAACTAGcttaacaatgaacagttgtattttttattaactaacgttaacaaagattaataaataataaaaacaaacgtACTGTACGTTAGTTAACGTTAATTTTAACTAATGGGGCCTTATTGTTAAATCTTACCATATTTTACATTAGGAGTAGGTCTATTGTTCCTATTCTTGATTAATTTAAGAGACTGTATTAAAAAGACAAGCTcgttaagtgaaaaatattcaGCATATGTAAATTTGTTAactacaaattacaaaatttgcATTACACTTAGAATATTTTTCACAGACAAAAAACAATGTGGACTCTGTCCAGAGATTTTATATAATTTGATAATCATAGAACAAATgacatttgtaattttacagaaaGAACATTCTTTTCCAGCATCTGCAAACATAGAAATGAAATATGTGTTGGGTGGCTTGTGTTAAATATTCACCTGAATTTCTCCTGTTTTATTTGAAACGCAGAATTCATGTTTTTCCAGCATAAaatgtcaataaaataaaatgtcgcCTATTTCGGATAAGTTTCTTCTGATATCTTTATTATTTAGTAAACATTTGGTCGAAAATGTGCTTGCCTTTGTCTATTTTTTGTCATCTTTATTCTCTACCCAACCACATGGCATATTTGTCACCTTtgtccagtaggtggcagtaagTTGCTGCTCAGCCTTCAATCCGAAACACCAGAAGAAGGAAGTTCGAAGTTCATCGCTGCATCGCCGCTAGTATCTCGCTAGCTGGCTGCGTTTGTTCTTTTATAATGGCAAAACATCATCCAGATTTGATATTTTGCAGGAAACAGGCTGGAGTCGGTAATGCTTTCTATTTATTAGATCTAGGTTTTGTCAAAAGTGTTTAATACATCAGACTAAttcttatttaatatatttaacgtACAAATGCATGGCTAACACAAGGCAGTGAATGCTCGCAAGTGCGAAAATCAGATGAATGAAGTgtctaattaaaattaaagatggaggtgattaaattatttatttaggcAACAGTTAATATATCTCCCTGACTAAGTTACTTTTGTTAGTTACCAGTTAACGGCTTAAACCAGATATTTATTCTGAGAAAAACCTGGTTAAGCATTGTAGCAACAGATGCAAAGGTACGTTACTTTGTCGTTTGTTCAGTAGCTGGAGGGCAGTATTGTCGTAATCTCTTTTCTTTTGCTGTTTTGTTCATTAGCATGGTTTCATTTTTAGTGTAAAGTGCATTGTAtctaattttctttttcttttctttgcagCCATTGGAAGACTGTgtgaaaaatgtaagtttttggACTTATTATTATCGTATTATATTCGAGGCTTTAACAGTGTGACATCTGAACCtttcatttttctttaattTCAAAGTGTTTCTtctcattttatatttttaatattgaaaaaaatagaTTTACAGATGTTTAGTTAAAGGAAAATGAATCACTTTTTATGTGCTCAATTGATTGTTAACAATGACACAATTTCAAGATAGAGCTACCATGAGCTCCAAGTGATTGATATATGCCACAATGGTAGAAATATGGCTGctcaattatgacaaaaatgatCACGATTATTTAACACACTTATAAGTGGGAGAGGGAGGTATGAACCAAACCATATATATGTAATTTAACCGTAAGTTATTGCGATTATGTAGTCAAGCATATTTTGCTGGAAATAAGGTTGCTATGATATCAAAGTTTCAGATACCTGCAAAATTTCACAGTTCTCGATACCAGTCGTTTTATTGATTTCAATACCACAGCAGAATACTAGGCTAAATAATGTAAGTAAAAAATGTCCTCAATTATTGCATacatgcatgtcatgtgaccgtGACCAACATCAGAGAAGCGTGaacttcattttattatttaatattattgttattattattgacttaattttattattgaccTAACTTGACTTCAAATCTGAGAGAGTTATTCAAGTAAAAAggttcagctgacaaaaaagTCGGGGAATTTTGAAATGagaatttgtacattttaatgagTTTGAAGGACAAAAGCCTTCCAGAGACAGTAATACATGCTTAAATGACTCACTGAGTGATAAttcaaataattaatgtgttcgTCAGGAGTTGATTAGATGTGTTCAGAAAATACATCTAAAAAGTgaaatgatttctgtaaatccagtgATTAAATGCTTTGTGGGTCTCAGTTTTCTCATGACTAGTGGTTGGTCTGTGTGTGCAATTCCATCTTCTTAATGTATATAAGcagtatttacatttttttaaaaagatataGTAGTAGGGAGAATCAATAAATCATGAataatttactgccattatGAAAACAACttgtaatcatgtaatcaataAAGTAACTGCAGtattttaaaacagtttcatgtaattaattaatttttggaatctgattacataattcAGATTACATGCAATCAGTTACTACTACCCAGCACTTACCGTCAGCAATACAATAAAAAGAATGAAAATTACATACAATAGGAAAAATactatagaaaaaaatataaaaatttaacaATAATCTTTGCTGTTTGAATTATACTTGCTttgattcttattaaagcttaaaatgcagcaggtatattaaagggttagttcacccaaaaatgataatgtcatttatttctcgccctcatgccgttccacacccataagaccttcgttaatcttcggaacacaaattaagatattttagttgaaatccgatggctcagtgaggcctgcatagggagcaatgacatttcctctctcaagatccataaaggtactaaaaacatttaaatcagttaatgtgagtacaatggttcaatattaatattataagatgatgaaaatgctttttgtatgccaaaaaacaaaacaaaatgacttttcaacaatatctagtgatggccgatttcaaaatacttCTTCAGAGCATTCTgaatcgaatcagcggttcggagcgccaaagtcacgtgatttcagcagccgtttgataggagatccaaaTCACTAATTCGATTCGTAAaacttcgaagcagtgttttgaaatcggcccatcactagatattgttgaaaagtcgttttgttttttgttggtgcacaaaatgtattctcgtcactttataatattaatattgaacccctgaactcacatgaactgatttaaatgtttttagtaccttttttGTGGATCTTGAGATTTACAATGGCATTGCTGTTTATAAAGGTCTCGCTGAGCCaccggatttaatcaaaatatcttaatttgtgttctgaagatgaacgaaggtcttacggctgtggaacgacatgagagtgagtaattaatgacagaatttttgggtgaactaaccctttaagctgtgGTCACTTTAAGGTCTAATAGATGCATTCTGTTTTCTCACAACTATTTATGTTATACTTAAGACATAACCCGCTGTGTTTAATTGAATGCTTGCCAAGCTTggtattttgacattttatgtgtgtatttgaccgttTAGGCGCACACTTGAAGCTCAAAGTATATTTTACTTTGCTGTGTTAGGCTTTGCACAGAAAGTTATGTGTCATCAGGATGGTACTGCTACAATGTCTAACTCAACAAATgtctgtttcttttctttttaaggTGATGGCAAATGCGTTATCTGTGACTCTTATGTCAGGCCTTGCACACTAGTTCGTATTTGTGACGAATGCAACTATGGGTCTTACCAAGGGCGCTGTGTCATCTGTGGAGGTCCTGGAGTTTCTGATGCCTACTACTGCAAAGAGTGCACCATCCAGGAGAAAGACGTGAGTAAATCTGCTTAAGAATGGTTTGCCTGACTGATGCTAAATCTATATTGCCCAGTATCAGGGATGTGTAATCATATTTCCCTTTCTTCAGTACTTGGGTAACTGCTTAATCTCATattgaataaaatgtcaaatgtaATTATGATGTGATTGGTTTTGGTTGCATGCTTTTTATTCTGTTACTAGAAGTTTCTGAAGAACTGTCGGTTTTTCATTGTTTCACAGAGGGACGGATGCCCTAAGATCGTGAACCTCGGCAGCTCGAAGACTGACCTTTTctatgagagaaaaaaatacgGCTTCAAGAAGAGGTGAAGAAACGGGAATTTTGTTTGTTGCGGTTTTCCTGTACAAGAGTTTTCCATTTTGTTGATacaataaaattttttttttaatgttgtgatGTTGATTATTCTGTTCCGTTTGATTTGATAcctaaaatacatttacaggCTTCTAATATTTTCCTAGCtattaacacttaattttttattatttaatgattAGACAGTTGTATTGAgtattttatctttttaaatGAGCAGCTGGATGTAGTacatgcatttcaaaataagggTCCTggtttatttcaaatatttataattaaaagtccaGCATTGTGtgttattggtattttggttacaaaataaactgatttaataatttaattcaatgtaaACTCTTGTGGGTTTTCTCTGGGCCACCCTGTCACTGGAATGAAAGAATAAGAACAAAATGGAACACGTtctatagatatagatataacTTATGAATTagggaaccttattgtaaaatgctaccataaaataaatttataaaattgattttatggaagcactttacaataatgttccCTAATACATAATTGAAATCAAAAGTTTTATCcgttattatttaatggacctgagctaacataAACGAACAATGAATGTTAAATAAGACTAAATAATGTAACACATGTTTAAGTTACTCTTTTAATTCATTGAATAACTTAAGAAATGGGAACCTTCTGTGGAAGCGGCACGCAGCAGTTGTCGCGTCGAGCGTTTGAAGTACGCCAGAAACAGAACGGGATCAGTTTACTGTCTGGAATTCGTCGCATCCAGTGTTCGCATTATTATGGATTCTGTTTACGTTTGCCGTGTCGGGCGGTGTTACCTATTTTACTAGTACTTTTACTACTGATGAAAAACCAATTATTTTTCAGACTGAAGTTTGTGTCAATATCAGCATATCACACTGCCTTTTTTAGCCCCTCCCTCTTTGttatgcaactttttttttttttttggcttccGAGTTACACAACGTTACCATCTGAAATTTGAGATTCAGTTAGTCATAATTCTCTTAGGCataaaaaatttgatttaaatgcacggttaaaatatatatatatataaaaaatataaaatgacatGTAGGCAGAGACACATCTTTGAGTTCTTTAATAATATGTACAACATGAAACAACCAAGACACTGAGAAAACATTTATAAGACTTACAAAAGAAAATTctttcctcaaaaaaaaaaaaattagaaaaacatTCAAATCTAACTAAATAAATTTGTGTTACTGCAACAAAGTTGGCATCCTGTACACAACCGATTTCTCTTCTAATTCAATAGAACAATGCTTCATGAGAGAAACTCGCTATTCCTTTCAGAACAGCCATTAAGTcccatttcattgtgttgttgTTCCTCACCGTCTCACATTTCACACTCGTCAGAAAGGAAGCTCAAGGACAATGACAAACTGTAAGTGCACCATTAAAGAATATCTACAGACCACAAATAAACACCTGATTTAAGTGGAGTCGTTTTGTACAAGCTACAGAAAATGTTATCTTCAGCGTAATATTTCAAGTTAGCTTTGGTAAAGATTACATTACATAACACATTCCCTTTCCACAAAACATAAAGGACAAAAGTGGTCACATGTATTGTTAAATGAAACTTGGTAATAAACATCAGACTAACTTCCACTAACAGCAAGCACGAGATATTGTGTTTGATAAACTTGTGAATTAAACCTCATCTTTTTTTCCCTGATGATATAACGGGTGCTTCTCAATCAGAAGGCTCCATTCGAGTTAAGGCTGCACGTCATCAAGCTCTGTTTAAGGACGTCTCAATTTAAAGCATCATTTGAAGGCAGCTTTCATTTTGAAGTGTATTATTCACATCCTCCAATCACCCAAAATCCTTTGCACACCAATTCACAAATGAATTGTGTGAAATGAATTGAGCTTTCTAAGGACTGGACTAGGAAGAACACAGCCTCATTAGGATGCAGCCTTCTGTTTGAGAAGCACCCTAGATGTTTCAAAAGGACAGAGACTAGTGCACAAAATATGTACCTGAAAAAGCAGGACAGTGGCAAGCAGGGGGCCGAAGCCCTTAAAAGAGGTTTGAGTTTGGTTTCTGATTTGTAACACACTAGTGCCCTTTATAAACAAGCACTCAGCTGAAGACACTTACGGATCCTTGTTGACTGAGCTATAAATGGCATGGTTCACACTGCAAAGccatttttgtgaaatatttgaagttatctaaaaaaatatatatcatatgATACATATGAAAAACAAAACCCTACTATATCAGCACTTGCTGAGTTCTTAACAGATAAAAGATCTGTCACATGTACAGAGTGTTATTTCTGTACATTAACTGACCTCCATGAGTCCCAGAAAGGGCGAACCACTATGGTGAAGTAAACAAGGTTTGATTTTAGAAGATCTACTGAGTTATAAAAGACTTTTCATTTTGCAGATATACAGTGCACATATTTTCAGTACATTTTCTGATGAATTCTACTGACAGACAAAATATTGATGTTTTTTTGCAGCACAAAACATAAGTTTACaattccagttttttttttccttaagttTTTACAGTTACCTGGAATTACATacttttaaaatgatacattctCCCAATATTTCAATAATAGCTAACGTTGCAGATAAAAATGCACCACTTAGTGGTACAATGTACCAAATTGGTTAAAGGAATTCTTAGACTTAATGTCACTTTTCAGGGATGAACATACTCATAAGAAAGTATATTGAAGTCAATGCCAGTCGTTCTTTGTAAATAAAGACCATTGACTTCCAACGCACATGATTCCTTAACACAACAAACCATAAAACAGAAAAAGGTAGGGGAAAGACCTTTTCCACTTTGATGAATTACAAAAAAAGCACTTAAAAGCTCTATTGGAAATATTGGGTATGCTGTTGCTCTGAAAGTAAGATTATTGTATTGATAAGAGTGGCTGACAGGATTAATAATCATATGAATATCACTTCGCTCTACAgtctgaatcattcattcacttATCACCTGTCTTCTCCTCTTCATTCCATACCATTATTAATTTATTGCCTTTCGACAATgcaaataaatcaataattgTTTAGAGGTCTTCAGCCGGTGCACTtgaaaaagaagagaaaaagtTGTAAATCATCACATTAACAGTAAGAGTGTACTATTTCACATGGGTTTTATTTCTGCGAGGGAGCTGTGttgataatgtttttatatgtaaattctTTGTGTGCACAATTGTCCCTTACAGCGGCCCGTATTTTGCTTCATAGCGTGCCACGACGTTCTTGCATCGCCCAAAGTCCTTGCGTAACTCTGCCACTTCCTGCCTCAACACAGAGTTCTCTCGCTCCAGGAAGGCCGCTCGTACTGTGATCTGATTCTCTTTAAGCCTTCTGGCGTCTCGTGAACGTTTGGCTGCAATATTATTCTTCTTCCTCCGCTGCCAGTATTTGTCGTCCTGAAATAGTGAGTGGACATAAAAATGTTATGGAAATATTCTCTATTTTGAGAATGACACTGTGTTGTTATATATTACAactgtttattatatatttacacaatacACTCTCTGAAATCATCATCAGATTCACATTTAGGGTGTAACTGTAAAATTAAGTTCTGGACCTCAGGCACAAATACTTGCTTGGCTTTCTAGATCAGAGTTCAAGTGTAATGTTATGCAATATTAAGGTAGTATTTTGGGcagtgtttacattttaattttacataaagTTTTAGTGTATTTACCTTCTTTTCCTCAGGCACAAATACTTTCTTTGCTTTCTTGATCATAGGTTGAGGCTTCAGCTCCTCCTCGGAGAAACGATGTTTGCGGGGATTAAACAGTTCACCTCCGGGTATGCTGGAGAGCACGAGGTCAGTGGGATCCGGCTCGAAGTTGATCTCTACCTCAATATCGTCTGGATCAATGGGGTCTGGCGTCACACGGTCCTCATCTGTgatgagtaaatacaaacagtacaattttatttattacttcCAGACATTTCTTGAATGTTTGAATTACACTTGATCATTGTTGACATGATCTTCATGATAAACAGCTTAACCATGTAATGAATTTTAGTGAGTTGTGACAGAAAGTACACAGTGTTCTGTCTCGGTCT
It encodes the following:
- the phf5a gene encoding PHD finger-like domain-containing protein 5A, which gives rise to MAKHHPDLIFCRKQAGVAIGRLCEKCDGKCVICDSYVRPCTLVRICDECNYGSYQGRCVICGGPGVSDAYYCKECTIQEKDRDGCPKIVNLGSSKTDLFYERKKYGFKKR
- the tefa gene encoding TEF transcription factor, PAR bZIP family member a isoform X2, whose amino-acid sequence is MSSEIPEIFKALLEYPFSVPSIDDNENDKEKLFEDVDSGGVSGMGPSAALTPAIWEKTIPYDSETFHLEYMDLEEFLMENGINATEDEGQQKSLGKENLELTTEKPSTTSTSESAPAISLMPVMELDQCEEEVVTITTSSSSSTDTKSDEDRVTPDPIDPDDIEVEINFEPDPTDLVLSSIPGGELFNPRKHRFSEEELKPQPMIKKAKKVFVPEEKKDDKYWQRRKKNNIAAKRSRDARRLKENQITVRAAFLERENSVLRQEVAELRKDFGRCKNVVARYEAKYGPLAPAEDL